In Deltaproteobacteria bacterium, the following proteins share a genomic window:
- the amrB gene encoding AmmeMemoRadiSam system protein B: protein MPLRKPAVAGTFYPAQVQELESELKRCLSTHPTSKEKVIGVVSPHAGYIYSGVVAGAVFSKIEIPDKLIILSPNHTGLGSPFSIMPEGEWETPLGRAKIDQPLASLFMKNCPLLEIDQEAHRREHSLEVQIPFLQHLKKAFSFVPVTLGHIPFEDCETVGQGLAATIRKSGEEILIIASSDMNHYESQGIAEKKDQIAIQQILKLDPKRLFDKVHQSSVSMCGIIPTTVMLIAAKELGAKKAELIKHATSGDVTGDYNSVVGYASLMIS, encoded by the coding sequence ATGCCTCTCAGAAAACCGGCAGTTGCAGGAACCTTCTATCCGGCTCAAGTCCAAGAACTTGAGTCCGAACTGAAGCGCTGTCTCTCAACTCATCCGACGTCAAAAGAAAAAGTCATCGGTGTTGTCTCTCCCCATGCCGGCTACATTTATAGCGGTGTAGTAGCGGGGGCCGTTTTTAGCAAAATAGAGATCCCGGACAAATTGATCATCCTCTCTCCCAATCACACCGGCCTCGGTTCCCCCTTCTCGATCATGCCTGAGGGTGAGTGGGAGACGCCACTCGGCCGTGCCAAGATTGATCAGCCACTTGCCTCCCTTTTCATGAAAAACTGTCCCCTCTTGGAGATTGATCAGGAGGCGCATCGGCGAGAGCATTCGCTGGAGGTTCAGATCCCGTTTCTACAGCATCTCAAAAAAGCGTTCTCTTTTGTCCCGGTGACACTGGGACACATCCCCTTCGAGGATTGCGAGACGGTTGGACAGGGGCTCGCAGCGACGATCCGAAAATCGGGTGAGGAGATCCTTATTATTGCGAGCTCGGATATGAATCACTATGAAAGCCAGGGGATTGCCGAGAAAAAGGACCAGATCGCCATTCAACAAATCTTGAAGCTTGATCCCAAACGCCTCTTTGACAAGGTCCATCAAAGCTCGGTCTCGATGTGCGGGATTATCCCGACCACAGTGATGCTCATTGCGGCCAAGGAGCTAGGGGCTAAAAAAGCAGAGCTCATCAAACATGCGACGAGTGGAGATGTAACGGGGGACTACAATTCAGTCGTGGGGTACGCCAGCCTTATGATCTCTTAA
- a CDS encoding DcrB-related protein → MAKIYLGGLEAETPPTWQDQGMITFTIPSPDKNVKPNIIMTKETLPQAIGLKEYFQKIKESIVKRGIRDFKISDEREIIVGGARAMQMVCTWDVSAMRQMLGTGGGPVPEIKPGQMVKQVQVTILKDTTAVNLTGSFPAEQFDIYYRPFQNFLKSIKLG, encoded by the coding sequence ATGGCTAAAATTTATCTCGGTGGCCTCGAGGCCGAAACACCCCCAACCTGGCAAGACCAAGGGATGATCACCTTCACCATCCCGTCCCCTGATAAGAATGTCAAACCGAACATCATCATGACCAAAGAGACCCTACCCCAGGCGATCGGGTTAAAGGAGTATTTCCAGAAGATCAAGGAATCGATCGTCAAGCGGGGCATTCGGGATTTTAAGATCTCCGACGAACGAGAAATCATCGTCGGAGGGGCTCGGGCGATGCAGATGGTCTGTACGTGGGATGTCTCGGCGATGCGCCAGATGCTCGGCACAGGTGGTGGACCGGTTCCTGAAATCAAGCCGGGTCAGATGGTGAAGCAGGTTCAGGTGACTATTCTGAAGGACACCACAGCGGTGAATCTGACAGGGAGTTTTCCTGCGGAACAGTTTGATATTTACTATCGTCCCTTTCAGAACTTTCTGAAGTCAATTAAACTGGGTTAG
- a CDS encoding 3-deoxy-7-phosphoheptulonate synthase, with protein sequence MNDQKKLINTNIESSYLLPTPVEIQRQLPLTKTAQKTVSEGRGIIRNILDGKERRLFVVVGPCSIHDPKAALEYAGKLKKLSDEVSKNIFLVMRVYFEKPRTTVGWKGLINDPFMNDSFHIEEGLKRGRKLLLQLNEIGLPVASEALDPVVPQYLSDLIAWSAIGARTIESQTHREMASGLSMPIGFKNGTDGNIEVAVNAMKSSLAPHHFLGVDSEGRPAVFKTRGNSYSHIVLRGGKRPNFDPESIAACEKILEKERLRKKIMVDCSHGNSNKDHRNQPAVFENCLGQFKKDGSSIIGMMLESNLFEGNQPIPPDLKDISGLRYGVSVTDKCIDWEMTEKLIQNAYAEL encoded by the coding sequence ATGAATGATCAGAAAAAACTCATCAACACCAATATTGAAAGTTCGTACCTCCTTCCAACCCCGGTGGAGATTCAGCGTCAACTGCCGTTGACAAAAACCGCGCAAAAAACGGTTTCGGAAGGAAGAGGAATCATTCGGAATATCCTCGATGGGAAGGAACGCCGTCTTTTTGTTGTTGTGGGCCCCTGCTCTATTCACGATCCGAAGGCAGCCCTGGAGTATGCCGGCAAATTGAAAAAATTGTCGGACGAAGTTTCAAAAAATATTTTTTTGGTTATGCGGGTCTACTTTGAAAAACCCCGGACGACGGTCGGCTGGAAGGGGCTTATTAACGATCCGTTCATGAATGACTCCTTTCATATTGAAGAGGGACTCAAGAGGGGGAGAAAACTTCTTTTACAGTTGAACGAGATCGGTCTTCCCGTTGCATCAGAGGCGTTGGACCCCGTGGTCCCTCAGTACTTATCGGATCTGATCGCCTGGTCAGCGATCGGCGCACGAACGATTGAATCACAGACCCATCGCGAGATGGCCTCCGGTCTCTCGATGCCGATCGGATTCAAGAATGGAACCGATGGCAATATTGAAGTTGCCGTGAACGCGATGAAATCGTCCCTTGCACCACATCACTTTTTGGGCGTCGATTCGGAGGGCCGACCGGCGGTCTTCAAGACGAGGGGGAATTCCTACAGTCATATCGTTCTGCGGGGCGGCAAGAGACCCAATTTTGATCCGGAGAGTATCGCCGCTTGCGAAAAAATACTCGAAAAAGAACGGCTTCGTAAAAAGATCATGGTCGACTGCAGTCACGGCAACTCTAACAAAGACCACCGCAATCAACCGGCTGTCTTTGAAAACTGTCTTGGACAATTCAAAAAGGACGGTTCGTCCATTATCGGCATGATGCTGGAGAGCAATCTCTTTGAGGGAAACCAGCCGATTCCACCCGACCTCAAAGATATTTCAGGGCTTCGTTACGGCGTCTCCGTCACAGATAAATGTATCGACTGGGAGATGACGGAAAAATTGATTCAAAATGCTTATGCGGAGCTTTAA
- the gltB gene encoding glutamate synthase large subunit translates to MLESSLLLTPEHDSCGTGFVANILGYKSHSILEKGIEAVINLTHRGAVSADGKTGDGAGLLTQVPHKIFHAEILSSGRRIPESGDLAVAMVFFPQNDFSRQKCRHFFEETASRYGLELLGWRKVPVRDEALGEKAFETRPVIEQFLVARKGKTPKKEFERLLFIVRKEVEAMAMEHSFFDLHIASFSSRTIVYKGFMLASQLPEYYLDLKNPDYETSLVIYHQRFSTNTQPSWRLAQPFRTIAHNGEINTIAGNRNWMRAREPDLLELPWAKRNSFLKPVIMPEGSDSFSFDNAIEVSLASGREILHTLAMLMPEAWEKDPQVSPDLKGFYEFHNLITEPWDGPAAIAFSDGKIVGAILDRNGLRPARYIVTDDDLMIMGSEVGIVEVDESHILRKGRLGPGMMIAVDTESGRLLENDEIKSMLAARRPYRQWVEQNRKILASYPKKLDVPYYRETLPARQRAFGLTEEEIQLVIRTMAVEGKDPVFSMGDDTPLAVLSRKPRRLYQYFKQLFAQVTNPPIDPIREEMVMSLKACVGPRLNYFQESPEHARRLMLASPILLPEEFEEIRNFHYPELKTITLPATFDAADGADGIEDTLLILGEAACKAVMDGCGIIILSDEEIDSKRAPIPMLVAVAAVHHHLMREGLRMKCSIIAETGDAFDIHHFACLAGYGAAAFYPYLVYETIQDQIEKKYIQSDPQTAFIRYRNAANHGLLKIMSKMGISTYSSYQSAQIFEAIGLRRSTINRYFTGTPCRVGGIGLYEVVHDVLQWHREAFLEGENRLPLGGYYRFRRGEEFHAFNPDVVKAVHAYTKSGEYDDYKKYESLVNQRPPTCLRDLLEFKKTKPIPFEEVEPVESILKRLNTASISFGALSQEAHETLAIAMNRMGAKSGSGEGGEDPVRYRPLPNGDSKNSRIKQVASGRFGVTTEYLVRADELEIKMAQGSKPGEGGQLPGHKVTSEIARVRHAQPGVTLISPPPHHDIYSIEDLKQLIYDLKQVNPAARVSVKLVSEFGVGTIASGVVKAHADTILISGHEGGTGASPMSSIKNAGSAWELGLAETQQTLVMNGLRSRVLIRVDGGMKSGRDVVIAALLGAEEYGFGTAPLIAEGCVMARQCHLNTCPVGITTHDPTLRAKYSGTPERIIRFFYGVAGEVREILGQLGFRSLEEIVGRVDLLKPKNLSDHPKALYLDLAPILREMEAGQKFPQHRLLQRNDPPVDSLSLRVLGDADDAIQGKHSMKLSYPIRNIHRSIGACVAGEIARRYGDKGLPSGIELECLFQGHAGQSFGAFLVPGMRWILQGDANDYVGKGMTGGEIAIRSDEKTKFTPHANVIAGNTLLYGATGGSLFAAGRVGERFCVRNSGAKAVVEGIGDHGCEYMTGGVVIVLGPVGRNFGAGMSGGIAFIFDEERQLELHLNQELVTIGPFSQEWETIARALIQRHFQLTGSPLADRILKKWSRTAQDFRVVHPKDLKVVQHLTAAIGLTDEPTEEVLSARA, encoded by the coding sequence ATGTTGGAGAGTTCGCTCCTTTTGACACCGGAACATGACTCGTGTGGCACCGGCTTTGTTGCGAACATCCTCGGCTACAAGAGCCACTCCATCCTGGAGAAAGGGATTGAGGCGGTCATCAATCTGACCCATCGTGGTGCCGTTTCAGCCGACGGAAAAACTGGGGACGGGGCCGGCCTTCTGACACAGGTCCCCCACAAAATCTTTCATGCGGAAATCCTCTCCTCCGGTCGAAGGATTCCCGAATCAGGAGACCTGGCCGTAGCAATGGTCTTCTTCCCACAAAATGACTTTTCCCGTCAGAAGTGCCGGCACTTTTTTGAAGAGACGGCGTCAAGGTACGGCCTGGAACTGCTCGGATGGAGAAAGGTGCCGGTTCGAGACGAGGCGTTGGGAGAAAAGGCGTTTGAAACAAGGCCGGTCATTGAGCAGTTTCTCGTTGCCCGTAAGGGGAAGACCCCAAAAAAAGAGTTTGAACGTCTCCTGTTCATCGTACGGAAAGAAGTTGAAGCGATGGCGATGGAACATTCCTTCTTCGATCTCCATATCGCCTCATTCTCCTCACGAACGATTGTCTACAAAGGGTTCATGCTCGCTTCGCAACTCCCGGAATACTACCTGGACCTTAAAAATCCTGATTATGAAACATCACTCGTCATCTATCACCAGCGATTTTCAACCAACACCCAACCAAGCTGGCGTCTGGCCCAGCCGTTCCGCACGATCGCCCACAACGGCGAAATTAACACAATTGCCGGGAACCGAAACTGGATGAGGGCCCGTGAACCGGATCTCCTCGAACTACCGTGGGCCAAGAGGAACTCTTTTTTAAAACCGGTTATCATGCCGGAGGGGAGTGACTCCTTTTCGTTCGACAACGCTATTGAGGTCTCACTCGCCTCAGGGCGCGAAATTCTCCATACACTGGCAATGCTGATGCCGGAGGCTTGGGAAAAAGATCCACAGGTCTCCCCTGATCTTAAGGGATTTTACGAATTTCATAACTTGATTACCGAACCGTGGGATGGCCCAGCAGCCATTGCCTTTTCAGATGGCAAGATCGTTGGAGCGATTTTGGATCGGAATGGCCTCCGGCCGGCACGTTATATTGTAACCGATGATGACCTCATGATCATGGGCTCGGAAGTAGGGATCGTTGAAGTGGATGAATCCCACATCTTGAGAAAGGGACGTCTTGGCCCCGGGATGATGATTGCCGTCGATACCGAATCAGGACGCCTCCTGGAAAATGACGAGATCAAATCAATGTTGGCCGCCCGGCGACCCTATCGTCAATGGGTGGAACAAAATCGAAAGATACTCGCCTCCTACCCCAAAAAACTGGATGTCCCTTATTACCGGGAAACTCTGCCGGCCCGCCAAAGGGCGTTTGGACTCACGGAAGAGGAGATCCAGCTGGTCATCCGAACCATGGCGGTCGAGGGAAAAGATCCGGTCTTCTCGATGGGGGATGATACCCCTCTGGCCGTCCTCTCCAGAAAACCACGACGACTCTATCAATACTTCAAACAGCTCTTTGCCCAGGTTACAAACCCGCCGATCGACCCGATCCGTGAAGAGATGGTGATGTCACTCAAGGCTTGTGTGGGACCCCGACTCAACTATTTTCAGGAATCACCGGAGCATGCCCGACGCTTGATGTTGGCCTCTCCCATTCTCCTCCCGGAGGAATTCGAGGAGATTCGTAATTTTCACTATCCCGAACTGAAAACGATCACCCTCCCGGCAACCTTTGATGCCGCCGATGGAGCCGATGGGATTGAGGACACCCTTCTGATCCTTGGTGAAGCGGCTTGTAAAGCAGTCATGGACGGTTGTGGCATCATCATCCTTTCCGATGAGGAGATTGACTCGAAGCGGGCACCGATCCCGATGCTCGTCGCGGTTGCGGCTGTTCATCACCACTTGATGCGTGAGGGACTCCGAATGAAATGTTCGATTATTGCGGAGACGGGGGATGCCTTTGACATCCACCACTTTGCCTGTCTGGCCGGTTACGGGGCCGCCGCCTTTTATCCCTACCTCGTTTACGAAACGATTCAGGATCAGATTGAAAAAAAATATATCCAGAGCGACCCCCAGACCGCTTTTATTCGTTATCGGAATGCAGCAAACCACGGGCTTCTGAAGATCATGTCCAAGATGGGGATCTCAACCTATTCTTCGTACCAATCGGCCCAGATTTTTGAGGCGATCGGACTTAGGCGTTCCACGATCAACCGCTATTTTACGGGAACCCCTTGTCGCGTTGGAGGCATTGGTCTCTATGAAGTTGTTCATGATGTCTTGCAGTGGCACCGAGAGGCATTTCTTGAAGGAGAAAACCGTCTCCCGTTGGGAGGGTATTATCGGTTTCGGCGCGGGGAGGAGTTCCATGCCTTCAATCCTGATGTGGTGAAGGCGGTCCATGCCTACACAAAAAGCGGGGAGTACGACGATTACAAAAAATATGAGTCTTTGGTCAATCAGAGGCCGCCCACCTGTCTACGGGATCTTCTGGAATTCAAAAAAACAAAACCAATCCCCTTCGAAGAGGTGGAACCGGTTGAATCAATCCTGAAACGTCTCAATACCGCCTCAATCTCTTTCGGCGCCCTCTCCCAGGAGGCGCATGAGACGCTCGCGATCGCAATGAACCGAATGGGGGCCAAGAGTGGGAGTGGTGAGGGAGGGGAAGATCCAGTCCGTTACAGACCATTACCAAATGGAGATTCCAAAAATAGCCGGATCAAGCAGGTCGCCTCGGGCCGTTTTGGGGTCACGACGGAATATCTCGTCAGGGCCGATGAGCTGGAAATAAAGATGGCGCAGGGTTCGAAGCCGGGTGAGGGGGGACAGCTTCCCGGACATAAGGTAACATCGGAGATCGCCCGTGTCCGCCATGCCCAACCGGGTGTCACATTGATCTCTCCCCCACCGCATCATGACATCTATTCGATCGAGGATTTAAAACAGCTCATTTACGACCTGAAACAGGTGAATCCGGCCGCCAGGGTCTCGGTCAAGCTGGTTTCCGAATTTGGCGTCGGAACCATTGCCTCAGGGGTCGTCAAGGCACATGCCGATACGATCCTGATTTCAGGCCATGAGGGAGGAACGGGGGCCTCTCCGATGTCATCAATCAAAAATGCCGGGAGCGCCTGGGAACTAGGTCTTGCCGAGACGCAACAGACACTTGTCATGAATGGTCTTCGGAGTCGTGTTCTCATTCGGGTCGATGGGGGGATGAAGAGCGGCCGGGATGTTGTCATCGCCGCCCTCCTCGGGGCGGAAGAATACGGCTTTGGCACCGCCCCACTGATTGCCGAGGGATGCGTTATGGCGAGACAGTGCCATCTGAATACCTGTCCTGTCGGCATCACGACACACGATCCCACTTTGAGGGCAAAGTATTCTGGAACCCCGGAGCGGATCATCCGGTTTTTCTATGGCGTGGCGGGAGAAGTCCGTGAGATCCTGGGACAACTCGGGTTCCGATCGCTTGAAGAGATCGTTGGACGGGTTGATCTGCTTAAACCGAAGAACCTTTCTGATCACCCCAAGGCGCTCTACCTCGACCTGGCCCCGATCCTCCGAGAGATGGAGGCAGGACAAAAATTTCCCCAACACAGGCTTCTGCAAAGAAACGATCCACCGGTCGATTCACTCAGTTTGAGGGTTCTGGGCGATGCCGATGATGCTATTCAAGGGAAACACTCAATGAAACTTTCCTATCCGATCCGTAATATCCACCGCTCCATTGGGGCATGCGTAGCCGGTGAGATCGCACGACGTTATGGAGACAAAGGTCTTCCCTCTGGGATTGAGCTGGAATGCCTCTTTCAGGGGCATGCGGGACAGAGCTTTGGCGCCTTTTTGGTGCCGGGAATGCGCTGGATTCTGCAGGGCGACGCCAACGATTATGTTGGAAAGGGAATGACCGGCGGCGAAATTGCGATACGTTCCGATGAGAAGACAAAGTTCACTCCTCATGCGAATGTCATTGCGGGAAACACGCTCCTTTATGGGGCAACCGGCGGCTCCTTGTTTGCGGCAGGAAGAGTTGGCGAACGATTCTGTGTCCGTAATAGCGGGGCGAAGGCGGTAGTGGAGGGAATTGGGGACCATGGATGTGAATACATGACGGGAGGAGTGGTTATCGTCCTGGGACCTGTTGGAAGAAATTTTGGTGCCGGGATGAGTGGTGGCATCGCCTTCATTTTTGATGAAGAGAGACAGCTGGAGCTCCATCTTAATCAGGAACTGGTAACGATCGGGCCGTTCTCGCAGGAGTGGGAGACTATAGCGAGGGCGCTGATTCAAAGACATTTCCAGCTGACAGGCTCCCCCCTTGCCGATCGAATCCTCAAAAAGTGGTCTCGGACCGCGCAAGACTTCCGAGTCGTCCATCCCAAGGATCTAAAGGTTGTCCAACATTTGACCGCAGCGATCGGTTTGACCGATGAGCCGACGGAAGAGGTCCTCTCCGCCAGGGCTTGA
- the ilvC gene encoding ketol-acid reductoisomerase, with the protein MAKIYYANDTDSKLLKGKKIIIFGYGSQGHAHALNLKESGMDVTVSLRPESKGIRRAEQAGLKVMTNADEAAKMADVAMIVIPDEDQKKLWDDHLQKNLKKGAALFFAHGFNIHFKRIVPRPDLDCILIAPKGPGHLVRSQFQEGVGVPCLIAIGQDATGKAKQIGLAYAAGIGGARAGVIETTFKEETETDLFGEQSVLCGGVTELMQAGFDTLVKAGYQPEVAYFECLHEMKLIVDLVYNGGLANMRYSISNTAEYGDYSRGPRIIGEGTRKAMQEILKEIQSGKFAKEYIEECEKGNPTLKKRREECAKSLVEKVGEELRGMMPWLQGSVQKKEQK; encoded by the coding sequence ATGGCAAAAATCTACTACGCAAACGATACCGATTCAAAATTGCTCAAAGGCAAGAAGATCATCATCTTCGGTTACGGCTCTCAGGGGCATGCCCATGCGTTGAACCTCAAAGAGAGTGGCATGGATGTCACCGTCTCCCTCCGGCCAGAGAGCAAGGGCATCCGCCGTGCGGAACAGGCTGGGCTCAAGGTGATGACCAATGCTGACGAGGCAGCAAAGATGGCCGACGTTGCGATGATCGTCATCCCGGATGAAGACCAGAAAAAGCTTTGGGATGATCATCTCCAAAAGAATTTAAAAAAGGGGGCTGCGCTCTTCTTTGCGCATGGTTTTAACATCCATTTTAAGCGGATTGTCCCTCGGCCGGACCTCGATTGTATCCTCATTGCCCCAAAGGGACCGGGGCATCTGGTTCGCTCCCAGTTTCAGGAAGGGGTTGGTGTCCCTTGCCTTATTGCGATTGGTCAGGATGCGACGGGCAAGGCGAAACAGATCGGTCTTGCGTATGCCGCCGGGATCGGCGGGGCTCGTGCCGGCGTTATTGAAACGACCTTTAAGGAAGAGACAGAGACCGACCTGTTTGGTGAACAATCGGTTCTTTGTGGAGGGGTGACGGAGCTTATGCAGGCCGGCTTTGATACGCTCGTGAAGGCCGGTTATCAGCCGGAGGTTGCCTACTTTGAATGTCTTCATGAGATGAAGCTCATTGTCGATCTGGTCTATAACGGTGGACTCGCCAATATGCGTTATTCCATCTCGAATACCGCCGAGTATGGCGACTACTCACGAGGGCCCCGCATCATCGGTGAGGGTACCCGCAAGGCGATGCAGGAGATCTTGAAAGAGATCCAGAGCGGGAAATTTGCCAAAGAATATATTGAAGAATGTGAGAAAGGAAACCCCACCCTTAAGAAGAGGCGTGAGGAGTGTGCCAAATCTCTCGTGGAAAAAGTGGGTGAGGAGCTCCGTGGTATGATGCCGTGGCTGCAGGGATCGGTTCAAAAGAAAGAGCAGAAGTAA
- a CDS encoding TIGR02757 family protein: MSPLKKDHQEARRFLEKIYAQYDGRLLTEDPISFVHRYSDSEDQEIVAFLSSLLAFGNVGAIQNSLEKILSPLGPQPARFIRTAQDSEILAMKLPQHRWVRESDLHSLLILLRVIFHKEGSLKRLFLKGYRPKDPNLLSTLETFCQTLSSLSPQKKNSKGFQYFFPLPSRGSACKRLHMFLRWMVRPDDGIDLGLWREIPPSKLIVPLDTHLYQFARKYHLSRLKTANGKMAQEVTSFLRELDPQDPVKYDFAICHYGMEKGYR; encoded by the coding sequence TTGTCACCCCTCAAAAAAGATCACCAAGAGGCCAGAAGATTTCTTGAAAAAATATATGCCCAATATGATGGTCGTCTCCTGACGGAAGATCCCATCTCCTTTGTTCACCGATACTCGGATTCAGAAGATCAAGAGATCGTTGCCTTTCTCTCCTCCCTGCTCGCCTTTGGCAATGTAGGGGCGATTCAAAACAGTCTCGAAAAAATTCTCTCTCCCCTCGGACCTCAACCGGCCCGTTTTATTCGTACCGCTCAGGATTCCGAAATCCTGGCGATGAAACTTCCCCAACACCGTTGGGTTCGTGAATCGGACCTCCATTCTTTGCTCATTCTTCTAAGAGTCATTTTTCACAAGGAGGGTTCACTCAAAAGGCTCTTTCTCAAAGGGTATCGTCCCAAAGACCCGAATCTTTTGTCCACCCTGGAGACATTTTGTCAGACGCTCTCTTCCTTGAGTCCTCAGAAAAAGAATTCAAAGGGGTTTCAGTATTTTTTTCCGCTGCCAAGTCGCGGCTCTGCCTGCAAGAGGCTCCATATGTTTCTCCGATGGATGGTGCGACCCGATGATGGAATTGACCTGGGTCTCTGGAGGGAGATTCCTCCCTCAAAACTGATCGTTCCACTCGATACCCATCTCTATCAATTTGCCAGAAAATACCATTTAAGCCGACTCAAAACAGCCAATGGAAAAATGGCCCAAGAGGTGACATCCTTTTTAAGGGAACTTGACCCTCAAGACCCGGTCAAATACGACTTTGCAATTTGTCACTATGGAATGGAAAAGGGATATCGCTAA
- a CDS encoding RluA family pseudouridine synthase, whose amino-acid sequence MNCFKVGRREEGSRLDRFLQEKTSLSRKKVKGLLDQGQIYLNNRKVVIASWQVKQGALIEIRKETGLRHPTADKYFLKVVYEDSDLLVVEKDAGVPCEESPQATEPTILEIINAYLKRKYPHLKRHYVGPVHRLDRDTSGLMVFTKKREANKLTDQFKRHVIKRRYLAIVEGAVEGERGKIEGFLQKNQILPGGRKVKPSTIASGKRAVTYWRLKERYAVASLLEITLNTGRTHQIRVHMASIGHPVMGDKIYGHGGGLQRQALHASFLGFWHPLTGQEMEFESDLPRDMRRLVDRLRFKS is encoded by the coding sequence ATGAATTGTTTCAAGGTGGGGCGGAGAGAAGAAGGTTCACGACTCGATCGCTTTCTTCAGGAAAAAACCAGTCTCTCCAGAAAAAAGGTCAAGGGGTTGCTTGATCAAGGCCAAATCTACCTCAACAACCGGAAGGTGGTTATCGCCTCGTGGCAGGTCAAGCAGGGAGCCCTCATTGAAATACGCAAAGAGACCGGCTTGCGACATCCAACGGCGGATAAATATTTCCTCAAGGTCGTTTATGAAGATTCGGATCTGCTGGTGGTGGAGAAAGATGCCGGGGTCCCTTGCGAGGAATCACCCCAAGCGACAGAACCAACGATACTCGAAATTATCAACGCCTACTTGAAGCGCAAATACCCGCACCTGAAGAGACATTATGTCGGCCCTGTTCACCGTCTGGATCGCGATACCTCCGGTCTCATGGTCTTCACGAAAAAAAGGGAGGCCAACAAGCTCACCGACCAATTCAAGAGACATGTCATTAAAAGAAGATACCTGGCGATTGTTGAGGGGGCTGTCGAAGGTGAACGGGGCAAGATTGAAGGCTTCTTGCAAAAAAATCAGATCCTTCCCGGAGGGAGAAAGGTCAAGCCATCGACTATCGCTTCAGGTAAGAGGGCCGTGACTTATTGGAGATTAAAGGAACGATACGCCGTTGCCTCCTTGTTGGAGATCACTCTCAACACCGGTCGTACCCATCAGATCCGGGTTCACATGGCATCGATCGGACATCCGGTGATGGGAGACAAGATATACGGCCATGGCGGGGGCCTCCAAAGACAGGCGCTTCATGCCTCTTTTCTGGGATTCTGGCATCCGCTGACGGGGCAGGAGATGGAATTTGAATCGGATCTGCCGCGTGATATGAGGAGACTGGTGGATCGGCTACGGTTTAAATCCTAA